From the genome of Mycobacterium dioxanotrophicus, one region includes:
- a CDS encoding enoyl-CoA hydratase: protein MNEFVSIVTSEAEPGIATVLLSRPPTNALTRQVYRELTGAAKDLADRPDIAAVVLFGGHEIFCAGDDVPELRTLDAAETVVADKVLHDCLEAVAAIPRPTVAAITGYALGSGLALALAADWRVSGDNVKFGVTEILAGLAPRGGAGTRLAGVIGAGKAKELAYSGRFVGAEEAVSLGLVDEMVAPDHVYDAALAWARRFIEQPVAALAAAKAAVDGRTDRD, encoded by the coding sequence ATGAACGAGTTCGTCAGCATCGTCACCAGCGAGGCCGAGCCGGGGATCGCGACGGTGCTGCTGTCGCGGCCACCGACCAACGCGTTGACGCGGCAGGTGTACCGGGAGCTCACCGGCGCTGCGAAAGACCTCGCCGACCGCCCCGACATTGCGGCGGTCGTACTGTTCGGCGGTCACGAGATCTTCTGTGCCGGCGACGACGTACCGGAGCTGCGCACACTCGACGCCGCCGAGACCGTCGTGGCCGACAAGGTGCTGCACGACTGCCTGGAGGCCGTCGCGGCGATCCCGCGGCCGACCGTCGCGGCGATCACGGGATACGCCCTCGGCAGCGGCTTGGCGTTGGCGCTGGCCGCGGACTGGCGAGTGAGCGGTGACAACGTCAAGTTCGGCGTGACCGAGATCCTGGCCGGGTTGGCGCCCCGCGGCGGTGCGGGCACTCGGCTGGCCGGCGTGATCGGCGCCGGCAAGGCCAAGGAGCTGGCCTACAGCGGGCGGTTCGTCGGGGCCGAGGAAGCCGTGTCGTTGGGGCTGGTCGACGAGATGGTGGCCCCCGATCACGTGTATGACGCGGCGCTGGCGTGGGCGCGCCGGTTCATCGAGCAACCGGTGGCAGCGCTGGCCGCGGCCAAGGCAGCCGTGGACGGGCGCACCGACCGGGACTGA
- a CDS encoding NUDIX hydrolase produces MTDPLVPRPAATVMLVRDAPLGAASHIEVFLMRRHAAMEFAGGVMVFPGGGVDERDRNADIAWFGPEPSWWAERLGVEAGLAEALVCAAARETFEESGVLFAGPDNDPDGIVGDASVYRDARAALASNALSFADFLRQEKLVLRADLLRPWANWVTPKEERTRRYDTYFFVGALPEGQRADGENTESDRAFWSTPQAGLDDFAQGRSFLLPPTWTQLDSLNGRTVAEVLAVERKIVAVEPHLAVKGGNWEIEFFDGERYNAARNHRSPATPGGTP; encoded by the coding sequence ATGACCGATCCTTTGGTCCCCAGGCCAGCCGCGACGGTGATGCTCGTGCGCGACGCGCCGCTCGGCGCCGCCTCGCACATCGAGGTGTTCCTGATGCGCAGGCACGCCGCGATGGAGTTCGCCGGTGGCGTGATGGTGTTCCCCGGCGGCGGCGTTGACGAGCGCGACCGTAATGCCGACATCGCCTGGTTCGGCCCGGAACCGTCGTGGTGGGCCGAGCGGCTCGGCGTGGAGGCCGGGCTGGCCGAGGCTCTCGTGTGTGCCGCGGCCCGCGAGACGTTCGAGGAGTCGGGGGTGCTGTTCGCCGGCCCTGACAACGATCCCGACGGCATCGTCGGCGACGCGTCGGTGTACCGCGATGCCAGGGCCGCGCTGGCCAGCAATGCGCTGTCGTTCGCCGACTTCCTGCGCCAGGAAAAGCTGGTACTGCGCGCCGACCTGCTGCGGCCGTGGGCGAATTGGGTGACTCCGAAAGAGGAACGGACCCGCCGCTACGACACGTACTTCTTCGTCGGTGCCCTGCCCGAGGGGCAGCGCGCCGACGGCGAGAACACCGAGAGTGACCGTGCATTCTGGAGCACGCCGCAGGCCGGGCTCGACGACTTCGCGCAGGGCCGGTCGTTCCTGCTCCCACCGACGTGGACCCAGTTGGATTCGCTGAACGGCCGCACGGTCGCGGAAGTGCTGGCCGTCGAACGCAAGATCGTCGCCGTCGAACCCCATCTGGCCGTCAAGGGCGGCAACTGGGAGATCGAGTTCTTCGACGGCGAGCGCTACAACGCGGCGCGTAACCACCGTTCCCCAGCGACACCGGGTGGCACCCCATGA
- a CDS encoding ABC transporter ATP-binding protein — MPETGQDAADGAGSEDLLIDFARVTLRRGGNTLVGPVTWAVELDERWVVIGPNGAGKTSLLRIAAATEHPSSGTAYVLGERLGRTDMAELRSRVGLSSSALSQRIPDDELVRDLVVSAGYAVLGRWRENYEEVDYAQAVDMLESVGAEHLADRTYGTLSEGERKRVLIARSLMTDPELLLLDEPAAGLDLGGREELVARLADLAADPDAPAIVLVTHHVEEIPPGFSHALILSEGAVVAAGLLTDVMTAENLSKAFGQSIALDVIDGRYFARRIRSRAAHRRRA; from the coding sequence GTGCCCGAAACCGGACAAGATGCAGCCGACGGTGCCGGCAGCGAAGACCTGCTGATCGACTTCGCCAGGGTCACGCTCCGACGAGGTGGGAACACCCTTGTCGGGCCCGTCACCTGGGCCGTCGAACTCGATGAACGCTGGGTGGTGATCGGTCCCAACGGGGCAGGCAAGACGTCCCTGTTGCGGATCGCTGCCGCCACCGAACACCCGTCCTCGGGCACGGCCTACGTGCTCGGGGAACGGCTGGGCCGTACCGACATGGCCGAACTGCGCTCCCGCGTCGGGTTGAGCAGTTCGGCCCTGTCGCAACGGATCCCCGACGATGAGCTGGTTCGCGACCTGGTGGTCTCCGCGGGCTATGCGGTGCTGGGCCGGTGGCGCGAGAACTACGAAGAGGTCGACTACGCGCAGGCCGTCGACATGCTGGAAAGCGTCGGCGCCGAGCACTTGGCCGACCGCACCTACGGCACCCTCTCCGAGGGTGAGCGCAAACGGGTGCTCATCGCCCGGTCGCTGATGACCGACCCCGAACTGCTGCTGCTCGACGAACCCGCTGCCGGGCTGGACCTCGGCGGGCGAGAAGAACTCGTGGCGCGGCTCGCCGATCTGGCCGCCGATCCCGATGCCCCGGCGATCGTGCTGGTCACCCACCATGTCGAGGAGATCCCTCCCGGCTTCAGCCACGCGCTGATCCTCTCCGAGGGCGCCGTGGTCGCCGCCGGACTGCTCACCGACGTGATGACGGCGGAGAACCTCTCCAAGGCCTTCGGCCAGTCGATCGCCCTGGATGTGATCGACGGGCGGTACTTCGCGCGACGCATCCGCAGCCGGGCGGCGCACAGGCGGCGAGCATGA
- the yczE gene encoding membrane protein YczE, translating to MTALKRGTLLLIGLCGYGVSMGMMVRAGLGLDPWDVFHQGLTRHTPLTIGLASAAAGVVVLLAWIPLRNKPGIGTVANVIVIAITVDTTLAVLPAPHAMPARIAMMLGAVVLNGISTVLYIGAGLGPGPRDGLMTGLVARTGLSIRLVRTVIEATVLAVGWLLGGSVGVGTLVYAFGIGPLVQLILKFTPRAILFHDFSGRRDREAAEDITTMGECPKPDKMQPTVPAAKTC from the coding sequence ATGACCGCGCTCAAACGGGGCACCTTGCTGCTGATCGGTCTGTGCGGCTACGGCGTGTCGATGGGCATGATGGTGCGCGCCGGCCTGGGCCTGGACCCGTGGGATGTCTTCCATCAGGGCCTGACCAGGCACACGCCCCTGACCATCGGGCTCGCGTCAGCCGCCGCGGGCGTGGTCGTGCTGCTGGCCTGGATCCCGCTGCGCAACAAGCCGGGCATCGGCACTGTCGCCAATGTCATCGTCATCGCGATCACGGTCGACACCACGCTCGCCGTGCTGCCTGCACCTCACGCCATGCCTGCGCGTATCGCGATGATGCTCGGCGCCGTGGTGCTCAACGGCATCAGCACTGTGCTCTACATCGGTGCCGGGCTCGGCCCGGGGCCGCGTGACGGCCTGATGACCGGCCTGGTCGCCCGTACCGGGCTGTCGATCCGCTTGGTGCGCACCGTGATCGAAGCGACCGTGCTCGCGGTGGGCTGGCTGCTCGGCGGCTCGGTCGGGGTCGGCACCCTGGTCTACGCGTTCGGCATCGGCCCGCTGGTGCAGCTGATCCTCAAGTTCACCCCGCGCGCCATCCTGTTCCACGATTTCAGCGGCAGACGCGACCGCGAGGCCGCCGAGGACATCACTACGATGGGCGAGTGCCCGAAACCGGACAAGATGCAGCCGACGGTGCCGGCAGCGAAGACCTGCTGA
- the yczR gene encoding MocR-like transcription factor YczR, translated as MSSDMAARALDVDLLARELGNWRTSSLSGPAYLGLADAIRLLIVDGRLPVGSRLPSERALADALRVSRTTVTGAFTQLRDDGYLNARRGARSTAALPLRSEVVTEPTQPTVSLAAAALSAPCAAVLEAFTEAAHDITPYLHEPGHELTGVTALREAIAERYCERGLPTDADQIMVTSGAQHAIGLILATHTQAGDRVLVEQPTYHGALSAITHAGARPVPVSLTQDGWELDAVHAALRQLAPSLAYLVPDCHNPTGFTLDAEGRTRLGQIISETRTRTIVDESIIDMWIDAPPPAPLAASVPRDDLVLTIGSMSKSFWGGLRVGWIRADRATLATITAIRPSLDLGTPILEQLTAARLLAAREQILPDRRMLLNERRQYLVSLLDRELPDWQPGDGRGGMSLWVRLPAPMSTALSASASRLGLDLPAGPRFGVDGTLERFIRLPYALPETQLEEAVELLARAWRSITGVSSPQQPTLVV; from the coding sequence ATGAGCAGCGATATGGCCGCCCGCGCGCTCGATGTGGACCTTTTGGCTCGCGAGCTCGGCAACTGGCGCACTTCCAGTCTCAGTGGACCCGCTTATCTGGGACTCGCCGATGCCATCCGGTTGTTGATCGTCGACGGCCGGCTGCCGGTCGGGTCGCGGCTGCCCAGCGAACGGGCCCTCGCCGATGCGTTGCGGGTGTCGCGCACCACCGTCACGGGGGCGTTCACGCAGCTGCGCGACGACGGCTATCTCAACGCCCGCCGCGGCGCCCGCAGCACCGCGGCGCTCCCCCTGCGATCCGAAGTGGTGACCGAACCGACTCAGCCGACCGTGAGCCTGGCGGCGGCGGCGCTCTCGGCGCCGTGCGCGGCGGTGCTCGAGGCGTTCACCGAGGCCGCCCACGACATCACCCCGTACCTGCACGAGCCGGGGCACGAGCTCACCGGCGTCACGGCACTGCGCGAGGCCATCGCCGAGAGGTACTGCGAGCGCGGGCTGCCCACCGACGCGGACCAGATCATGGTGACCAGTGGCGCCCAGCACGCGATCGGCCTGATCCTGGCGACGCACACCCAGGCCGGCGATCGCGTGCTCGTCGAGCAACCGACGTATCACGGTGCGCTGTCGGCGATTACGCATGCCGGGGCGCGCCCGGTGCCGGTCTCGCTCACCCAGGATGGCTGGGAACTCGACGCCGTGCACGCCGCGCTGCGTCAGCTGGCGCCGAGCCTGGCCTACCTGGTTCCCGACTGCCACAACCCCACCGGGTTCACCCTCGACGCCGAGGGCCGGACCCGGTTGGGGCAGATCATCTCCGAAACGCGCACCCGCACGATCGTCGACGAGTCGATCATCGACATGTGGATCGACGCACCACCACCCGCGCCGCTGGCAGCCTCAGTGCCGCGCGATGACCTGGTGCTGACCATCGGCTCGATGTCGAAGTCGTTCTGGGGCGGTCTACGAGTGGGCTGGATCCGCGCCGACCGGGCCACGCTGGCGACCATCACCGCCATCCGGCCGTCCCTGGATCTCGGCACGCCCATACTCGAACAGCTCACGGCGGCAAGGCTTCTCGCAGCGCGCGAGCAGATCCTGCCGGACCGGCGCATGCTGCTCAACGAACGCAGGCAGTACCTGGTGTCATTACTGGACCGCGAGCTGCCCGACTGGCAGCCCGGTGACGGCCGGGGCGGGATGTCGCTGTGGGTTCGGCTGCCCGCACCGATGAGCACGGCGCTGTCGGCCAGTGCGTCGCGGTTGGGTCTCGATCTGCCCGCCGGTCCGAGATTCGGGGTGGACGGCACCCTGGAGCGGTTCATCCGGTTGCCGTACGCGCTGCCGGAGACTCAGCTGGAGGAAGCGGTCGAGCTGCTGGCGCGCGCCTGGCGCAGCATCACCGGCGTCAGCAGCCCGCAGCAGCCGACGCTGGTGGTCTAG